In one window of Agrobacterium larrymoorei DNA:
- a CDS encoding DUF1244 domain-containing protein, translated as MSELDDRQKTEFEAAAFRRLVKHLRERADVQNIDMMNLAGFCRNCLSNWYADAAKDAGTPISKDEAREIVYGMPYEDWKRLHQGEASDAQKAAFELNRPKE; from the coding sequence ATGAGCGAACTTGACGACCGCCAGAAAACGGAATTCGAGGCCGCAGCCTTCCGCAGGCTGGTGAAGCATCTGCGCGAAAGGGCCGATGTCCAGAACATCGACATGATGAACCTCGCAGGCTTTTGCCGCAACTGCCTGTCCAACTGGTATGCGGATGCAGCGAAGGACGCGGGCACGCCGATCAGCAAGGACGAGGCCCGTGAAATCGTCTACGGCATGCCCTACGAAGACTGGAAACGCCTGCATCAGGGCGAAGCGAGCGATGCGCAGAAAGCCGCATTCGAACTGAACCGCCCGAAGGAATAA
- a CDS encoding N-formylglutamate amidohydrolase: MSDFQPYEIIEGDYDKGMVLIADHAMNLLPPAYGNLGLPQTAFQRHIAYDIGIEGLTRKLAARLGVPAVMGRFSRLLIDPNRGEDDPTLIMKISDGAIVPGNHPMTQEEWDSRLNRYHRPYHNAVDGVLQKAATQSGRAPLIFSLHSYTPFWKTVPRPWHAAVLWDTDHRAVHPLIAHLRASGDIVVGDNEPYDGALKGDTMYRHCMLKGIAHALLEVRQDLIGDEAGIEGWAARLAPIFAAMNDDPTLHEYQQFASRTGPYG, from the coding sequence ATGTCAGACTTCCAGCCATACGAAATCATAGAAGGCGATTATGACAAAGGCATGGTTCTCATTGCAGACCACGCCATGAACCTTCTTCCACCAGCTTACGGCAATCTCGGTCTACCGCAAACCGCTTTTCAGCGCCATATTGCTTATGACATCGGTATCGAAGGTTTGACACGCAAACTTGCCGCGCGTCTTGGCGTGCCAGCGGTGATGGGGCGGTTCTCCCGCCTGCTGATCGATCCCAATCGCGGGGAGGATGACCCCACGCTGATCATGAAGATTTCCGATGGCGCCATCGTGCCCGGCAATCATCCGATGACGCAGGAAGAATGGGATAGTCGGCTGAACCGCTATCACCGGCCCTATCACAATGCTGTGGATGGCGTGTTGCAGAAAGCGGCGACCCAGTCCGGCAGAGCGCCACTCATCTTCTCGCTCCATTCCTACACGCCTTTCTGGAAGACCGTGCCGCGTCCGTGGCATGCGGCTGTGCTGTGGGATACGGATCATCGCGCCGTGCATCCGCTGATTGCCCATCTGCGCGCGAGCGGCGATATCGTGGTGGGCGACAATGAACCCTATGACGGCGCGCTGAAGGGCGACACCATGTATCGCCACTGCATGCTGAAGGGCATTGCGCACGCGCTTCTGGAGGTTCGGCAGGATTTGATCGGGGACGAGGCCGGAATCGAGGGCTGGGCCGCACGGCTCGCTCCCATTTTCGCCGCAATGAACGATGATCCCACGCTGCACGAATATCAACAGTTCGCCTCGCGGACGGGACCTTACGGATAG
- a CDS encoding DUF2312 domain-containing protein: MMDDTATTETVAAAELRQIIERIERLEEEKAAIQGDIKDVMGEAKGRGYDTKAIRTIIRLRKKDANERIEEETILQTYMAALGME, from the coding sequence ATGATGGACGACACAGCAACCACCGAAACCGTAGCCGCCGCCGAACTGCGTCAGATTATCGAGCGTATCGAACGCCTTGAAGAAGAAAAGGCCGCGATTCAGGGTGATATCAAGGATGTCATGGGCGAAGCCAAGGGTCGTGGTTACGACACAAAGGCGATCCGCACCATCATCCGTCTGCGCAAGAAGGATGCTAACGAGCGCATCGAGGAAGAGACGATCTTGCAGACCTATATGGCTGCGCTCGGCATGGAGTGA